Proteins encoded together in one Anopheles darlingi chromosome 3, idAnoDarlMG_H_01, whole genome shotgun sequence window:
- the LOC125955824 gene encoding actin-3-like, whose product MSNVQEVPAVIVDNGTHTTKVGLTEDADPEAVFRTLVDVGTDGRCVVVPTAPSTGGIQPIVRGVPVDLDALEVVWEHAFRQVLKVDPREHKVLLTERPLATSSETREAIVQRMFEKFEVPATYLAMQGLMALYAAGRTSGTVLDIGEGLTSVVPIYRYAPQKESIINVPLAGSDMVDYLTSTLAITDRGLAREIMEKVCSVSGDLAKEASTLSTLVYTSGATGTSVNVGKERLLCAEALFGNGCSTSDSRRSVQQLVTDAVNGCLGNTRKELYANVILAGGSTMFAGMGERLQRELEALVPTATYRVKVIAPQNASLTIWTGACLVAQSPLFQQMWITRQEYDEFGASIVHRKCT is encoded by the coding sequence ATGTCGAACGTGCAAGAAGTGCCCGCAGTGATTGTTGACAATGGTACCCACACGACGAAGGTCGGTCTAACGGAGGACGCCGATCCAGAGGCCGTCTTTCGAACGTTGGTCGATGTCGGTACCGATGGGAGATGTGTTGTTGTCCCGACCGCTCCAAGTACCGGTGGAATCCAGCCAATAGTGCGTGGCGTTCCCGTAGACCTGGATGCCCTTGAGGTTGTTTGGGAGCACGCATTCCGGCAAGTGCTGAAGGTCGATCCACGGGAACATAAGGTGCTGTTGACCGAAAGACCGCTAGCCACGTCCAGCGAAACCCGGGAAGCGATTGTGCAGCGGATGTTCGAGAAATTTGAGGTACCGGCCACGTACCTGGCAATGCAGGGTTTGATGGCATTGTACGCGGCCGGTCGGACCAGTGGTACGGTGCTCGATATTGGCGAAGGTCTTACAAGCGTCGTACCGATCTATCGTTACGCACCGCAGAAGGAATCAATCATTAATGTTCCGCTCGCCGGGTCCGACATGGTCGACTATCTCACCAGCACTCTCGCTATCACTGACCGCGGGCTGGCACGGGAGATAATGGAAAAGGTTTGCAGCGTTAGTGGCGATCTGGCGAAAGAGGCTTCAACGTTGAGCACCCTGGTGTACACGTCGGGAGCGACCGGTACGAGTGTCAACGTCGGAAAGGAACGGTTGCTGTGTGCTGAGGCGCTGTTCGGCAATGGATGTTCGACTAGCGATAGCAGGAGAAGTGTGCAGCAGCTTGTGACCGATGCAGTGAACGGTTGCCTTGGAAACACACGGAAGGAACTGTATGCAAACGTCATCCTAGCCGGTGGTTCAACGATGTTTGCCGGGATGGGTGAGCGGTTGCAGCGAGAGCTGGAGGCCCTGGTACCGACCGCAACATACCGAGTGAAGGTGATTGCACCGCAGAATGCCTCGCTTACCATCTGGACCGGTGCGTGTTTGGTCGCCCAGAGCCCGTTGTTCCAGCAGATGTGGATAACCAGACAGGAGTACGACGAGTTCGGTGCCTCGATCGTGCACCGTAAATGCACCTGA
- the LOC125955828 gene encoding band 7 protein AGAP004871 isoform X5, whose amino-acid sequence MECSNAEDDTNGEASTCGRILIFLSWVLVVLTMPFSLLVCFKVVQEYERAVIFRLGRLMQGGAKGPGIFFILPCIDAYARVDLRTRTYDVPPQEVLTKDSVTVSVDAVVYYRVSNATVSIANVENAHHSTRLLAQTTLRNTMGTRHLHEILSERMTISGSMQLSLDEATEAWGIKVERVEIKDVRLPVQLQRAMAAEAEAAREARAKVIAAEGEQKASRALREASEVIGDSPAALQLRYLQTLNTISAEKNSTIVFPLPIDILTYFMKSKEAFAANT is encoded by the exons ATGGAGTGTTCCAACG CCGAGGATGACACGAACGGTGAAGCATCGACCTGTGGCCGGATCCTGATATTTCTGTCCTGGGTGCTCGTCGTCCTGACGATGCCGTTCAGCCTGCTCGTCTGCTTCAAG GTCGTGCAGGAGTACGAGCGTGCCGTTATATTCCGTCTCGGTCGGTTGATGCAGGGTGGCGCCAAAGGACCCG GCATCTTCTTCATATTGCCCTGCATCGATGCGTACGCCCGTGTTGATCTTCGTACCCGTACCTACGACGTACCACCGCAGGAG GTGCTAACGAAGGACAGTGTGACCGTATCGGTGGATGCCGTCGTGTACTATCGCGTTTCGAATGCGACCGTTTCGATTGCGAACGTCGAGAATGCGCACCATTCGACGCGGCTACTGGCACAGACCACACTCCGGAACACGATGGGAACGCGGCACCTGCACGAGATCCTCAGCGAGCGAATGACAATCTCCGGCAGTATGCAGCTTTCGCTGGACGAAGCGACCGAAGCGTGGGGCATCAAGGTGGAGCGCGTCGAGAT TAAGGACGTGCGGCTACCGGTTCAGCTGCAGCGTGCGATGGCGGCCGAAGCGGAGGCCGCTCGAGAGGCGCGCGCCAAGGTGATCGCGGCCGAAGGTGAACAGAAGGCCTCCCGGGCGCTACGCGAAGCATCGGAGGTGATCGGTGACTCACCGGCCGCCCTACAGCTCCGCTACCTTCAGACCCTCAACACCATCTCGGCGGAGAAGAACTCGACCATCGTATTCCCGCTGCCGATCGACATTCTGACGTACTTCATGAAATCGAAGGAGGCATTCGCGGCCAACACGTAA
- the LOC125955828 gene encoding band 7 protein AGAP004871 isoform X4, producing the protein MGSTVRKYAEDDTNGEASTCGRILIFLSWVLVVLTMPFSLLVCFKVVQEYERAVIFRLGRLMQGGAKGPGIFFILPCIDAYARVDLRTRTYDVPPQEVLTKDSVTVSVDAVVYYRVSNATVSIANVENAHHSTRLLAQTTLRNTMGTRHLHEILSERMTISGSMQLSLDEATEAWGIKVERVEIKDVRLPVQLQRAMAAEAEAAREARAKVIAAEGEQKASRALREASEVIGDSPAALQLRYLQTLNTISAEKNSTIVFPLPIDILTYFMKSKEAFAANT; encoded by the exons CCGAGGATGACACGAACGGTGAAGCATCGACCTGTGGCCGGATCCTGATATTTCTGTCCTGGGTGCTCGTCGTCCTGACGATGCCGTTCAGCCTGCTCGTCTGCTTCAAG GTCGTGCAGGAGTACGAGCGTGCCGTTATATTCCGTCTCGGTCGGTTGATGCAGGGTGGCGCCAAAGGACCCG GCATCTTCTTCATATTGCCCTGCATCGATGCGTACGCCCGTGTTGATCTTCGTACCCGTACCTACGACGTACCACCGCAGGAG GTGCTAACGAAGGACAGTGTGACCGTATCGGTGGATGCCGTCGTGTACTATCGCGTTTCGAATGCGACCGTTTCGATTGCGAACGTCGAGAATGCGCACCATTCGACGCGGCTACTGGCACAGACCACACTCCGGAACACGATGGGAACGCGGCACCTGCACGAGATCCTCAGCGAGCGAATGACAATCTCCGGCAGTATGCAGCTTTCGCTGGACGAAGCGACCGAAGCGTGGGGCATCAAGGTGGAGCGCGTCGAGAT TAAGGACGTGCGGCTACCGGTTCAGCTGCAGCGTGCGATGGCGGCCGAAGCGGAGGCCGCTCGAGAGGCGCGCGCCAAGGTGATCGCGGCCGAAGGTGAACAGAAGGCCTCCCGGGCGCTACGCGAAGCATCGGAGGTGATCGGTGACTCACCGGCCGCCCTACAGCTCCGCTACCTTCAGACCCTCAACACCATCTCGGCGGAGAAGAACTCGACCATCGTATTCCCGCTGCCGATCGACATTCTGACGTACTTCATGAAATCGAAGGAGGCATTCGCGGCCAACACGTAA
- the LOC125955828 gene encoding band 7 protein AGAP004871 isoform X3, with protein sequence MPEDSAVIVEAEDDTNGEASTCGRILIFLSWVLVVLTMPFSLLVCFKVVQEYERAVIFRLGRLMQGGAKGPGIFFILPCIDAYARVDLRTRTYDVPPQEVLTKDSVTVSVDAVVYYRVSNATVSIANVENAHHSTRLLAQTTLRNTMGTRHLHEILSERMTISGSMQLSLDEATEAWGIKVERVEIKDVRLPVQLQRAMAAEAEAAREARAKVIAAEGEQKASRALREASEVIGDSPAALQLRYLQTLNTISAEKNSTIVFPLPIDILTYFMKSKEAFAANT encoded by the exons ATGCCCGAAGATAGTGCCGTCATAGTGGAAG CCGAGGATGACACGAACGGTGAAGCATCGACCTGTGGCCGGATCCTGATATTTCTGTCCTGGGTGCTCGTCGTCCTGACGATGCCGTTCAGCCTGCTCGTCTGCTTCAAG GTCGTGCAGGAGTACGAGCGTGCCGTTATATTCCGTCTCGGTCGGTTGATGCAGGGTGGCGCCAAAGGACCCG GCATCTTCTTCATATTGCCCTGCATCGATGCGTACGCCCGTGTTGATCTTCGTACCCGTACCTACGACGTACCACCGCAGGAG GTGCTAACGAAGGACAGTGTGACCGTATCGGTGGATGCCGTCGTGTACTATCGCGTTTCGAATGCGACCGTTTCGATTGCGAACGTCGAGAATGCGCACCATTCGACGCGGCTACTGGCACAGACCACACTCCGGAACACGATGGGAACGCGGCACCTGCACGAGATCCTCAGCGAGCGAATGACAATCTCCGGCAGTATGCAGCTTTCGCTGGACGAAGCGACCGAAGCGTGGGGCATCAAGGTGGAGCGCGTCGAGAT TAAGGACGTGCGGCTACCGGTTCAGCTGCAGCGTGCGATGGCGGCCGAAGCGGAGGCCGCTCGAGAGGCGCGCGCCAAGGTGATCGCGGCCGAAGGTGAACAGAAGGCCTCCCGGGCGCTACGCGAAGCATCGGAGGTGATCGGTGACTCACCGGCCGCCCTACAGCTCCGCTACCTTCAGACCCTCAACACCATCTCGGCGGAGAAGAACTCGACCATCGTATTCCCGCTGCCGATCGACATTCTGACGTACTTCATGAAATCGAAGGAGGCATTCGCGGCCAACACGTAA